In Canis lupus baileyi chromosome 16 unlocalized genomic scaffold, mCanLup2.hap1 SUPER_16_unloc_2, whole genome shotgun sequence, one genomic interval encodes:
- the LOC140629553 gene encoding uncharacterized protein, which produces MRRTRSSRFVPQGLMGRYLRKSRGGGSEPPGCKHHQRPCPQGGKNSVDVTGLILPRRALGQAPLRSVTSLSGLTSAGGSPSPLSGVQASQTAHPLAVGELGFGNVGPAPRLLPPRHWLRGPGAGPSAQPPGWRQAPRAQFPGVGGGEAGASGRRLRGCSGQERPRPLPARSGLCLAFVESRFNISKGNENADGSFQINSHYWCNDDRSHSENICHEDCQDVLSLNLLSAISCAKKDCLWSRGYEELGSMEVALCRPATLLLDDRMFLGMRQDTGLP; this is translated from the exons ATGAGAAGAACCAGATCCTCCAGGTTTGTGCCTCAGGGGCTGATGGGCAGGTACCTGAGAAAGTCCCGAGGAGGAGGGAGCG AGCCCCCGGGCTGCAAGCACCACCAGCGCCCATGCCCTCAGGGAGGCAAAAATAGCGTAGACGTCACTGGTCTGATTTTACCA AGGCGGGCCTTGGGCCAAGCTCCTCTTAGGTCGGTGACCTCGCTTAGTGGCCTCACCTCTGCAGGCggatctccctctccccttagtGGAGTCCAAGCCTCCCAGACCGCTCACCCGCTGGCCGTTGGGGAACTCGGCTTCGGGAACGttggccccgccccgcggctcctCCCGCCCCGCCATTGGCtccgcgggccgggggcggggccgagcgcccAACCGCCGGGTTGGCGTCAGGCGCCTCGAGCGCAGTTTCCGGGCGTCGGTGGCGGAGAGGCCGGAGCGTCGGGTCGGAGGCTGAGAGGCTGCAGCGGCCAGGAGcgaccccgccccctccccgctcgCTCTG GGCTATGTCTGGCTTTTGTGGAAAGCAGATTCAACATATCGAAGGGAAATGAAAACGCAGACGGCAGCTTCCAGATCAACAGCCATTACTGGTGCAATGATGACAGGAGTCACTCAGAAAACATTTGCCACGAGGACTGTCAAG acGTACTGAGCCTCAATCTTCTCTCAGCCATCAGCTGTGCAAAAAAAGATTGTCTCTGGAGCAGGGGGTATGAAGAACTG GGTAGCATGGAGGTTGCACTGTGCAGGCCGGCCACTCTCCTACTGGATGACAGGATGTTTCTCGGGATGAGACAGGACACAGGGCTGCCGTAG
- the LOC140629550 gene encoding leucine-rich repeat-containing protein 37A2-like, with translation MLCVSIYRILPSRMSCCLCQLKNNIEVVCKTVKLHCDGECLTNATRCDEKVSIMNVEGSFMKVLKARKKSTSTELTIEPEKASSDKNGIGLSAFMNEQLDFNDESDVISALNYILPYFSEGNVEDVESTLLPFIKTLFSNVQDGDKPVGYLKNNTKSPSLEPGPNNSTYKNKLRKLSFLENLLDAEIQEKIDEVKKKEKTAMLIPPGILGPKFKRQIFPKKLETAQGQEKTLPKAKNVRKRRFRKNRVLKGPKDLQKRHYKEVDVQSTQGKQSAQSFVKNMAKERRLSGPSPRELEELHMAQRPRKLVGNSIHTESSFIKEHKAAASSFPKQYIMGRPSASTAPKSLPKVRNKSEDLTYPIVVLEDANARVREMEISRPVSHSGKKYIFHKIRSRIVQRTPKTKKSKKFRKKNSLSNRLMPAQRPPLPAVRSLIDSPSQEAISSSEKRTQENPFPELFTLSEPSKENTTVENTTAQNASEEIISPGSTTVSEQTPPEFTNRRNLSNTYSTTTRDNFVPTVKQTNETQWEYHNLVTDLPPKPTGFSVAKLSSAGDLFEIQLNQQLRSLIPNNDVRRLISHVIRTLKMDCSETNVQLACAKLISRTGLLMKLLSEQQEVKVSKAEWDTDQWKTENYINESTEAQSEQKEQKSSELTKEVPGYGYNNKLILAISVTVVVMILIIVFCLIEIYSHRAAPVEDEEGGSRLFFNSLLHKRCSIQRENQGFFWRRWPLWLRDMYRPLNATRKKNMAQKLHDRDSSDEDEIFNKEPGEKGDAPVEKPRAADSAAEDLGEESDSELRTVIVLK, from the exons ATGAAAAAGTATCTATAATGAATGTAGAAGGATCATTCATGAAGGTATTAAAAGCCCGGAAGAAGAGTACCAGTACTGAGCTGACAATTGAGCCAGAGAAGGCATCCTCAGACAAAAATGGCATCGGTCTGTCAGCCTTTATGAATGAGCAGTTAGACTTTAATGATGAAAGTGATGTTATCAGTGCGCTGAATTACATATTACCTTATTTCTCAGAGGGAAATGTAGAAGATGTAGAATCAACATTACTACCATTCATTAAAACTCTGTTTTCAAATGTTCAAGATGGAGACAAGCCTGTGGGTTACttgaaaaacaacacaaagagCCCTTCTCTTGAACCTGGACCCAACAATTcaacttacaaaaataaactgaggaaACTCTCTTTCCTGGAAAATTTGTTAGAtgcagaaattcaagaaaaaattgatgaggtaaaaaagaaagaaaaaactgccatGCTTATACCTCCCGGGATTTTAGGTCCCAAATTTAAACGCCAAATCTTTCCAAAGAAATTGGAAACTGCCCAAGGACAGGAAAAGACCCTTCCCAAGGCTAAGAATGTACGGAAGAGGCGGTTTAGAAAAAACAGGGTTCTCAAGGGCCCCAAGGACCTACAGAAAAGGCACTACAAGGAAGTGGACGTTCAGAGCACCCAAGGGAAACAGAGTGCCCAGTCATTTGTGAAGAACATGGCCAAAGAAAGAAGGCTCAGTGGACCATCCCCAAGGGAGCTGGAGGAGCTTCACATGGCCCAGAGGCCCAGGAAATTAGTGGGAAACTCCATCCACACAGAGTCTTCATTCATAAAGGAGCACAAGGCAGCAGCCTCTTCTTTCCCGAAGCAATACATAATGGGCAGGCCTTCTGCCTCCACTGCTCCAAAATCCCTACCTAAGGTGAGAAACAAATCAGAAGACTTAACCTACCCCATTGTTGTTTTAGAAGATGCGAATGCTAGAGTTAGGGAAATGGAGATTTCCAGACCAGTCTCGcattctggaaaaaagtatattttccataaaattcgCTCACGTATAGTCCAAAGAACACCCAagaccaaaaaaagtaaaaagttcagaaagaaaaactcactCTCGAATAGATTGATGCCTGCACAGAGGCCTCCATTGCCTGCCGTCAGGAGCCTCATCGATTCCCCTTCACAGGAGGCTATTTCATCTTCAGAAAAACGAACTCAGGAAAATCCTTTTCCAGAATTATTTACTCTTTCAGAACCTTCTAAAGAAAACACTACTGTAGAAAACACTACTGCACAGAATGCttctgaagaaattatttctcCAGGAAGCACTACTGTATCAGAACAAACTCCCCCTGAATTCACAAACCGTAGGAATCTTTCCAATACATATTCTACTACCACCAGAGACAACTTTGTGCCGACTGTTAAACAAACCAATGAAACACAATGGGAATACCACAACTTGGTCACTGACTTGCCCCCAAAGCCCACAGGCTTCAGTGTTGCAAAGCTCTCATCCGCAGGTGATCTATTTGAAATTCAGCTAAACCAGCAGCTACGGTCCCTCATCCCGAATAATGACGTGAGAAGGCTCATTTCTCATGTTATCCGGACTTTGAAAATGGACTGCTCTGAGACCAATGTGCAACTGGCTTGTGCCAAGCTTATCTCCAGAACAGGCCTCCTGATGAAGCTTCTCAGCGAGCAGCAGGAAGTAAAGGTGTCCAAGGCAGAGTGGGATACAGACCAATGGAAGACTGAGAACTATATCAATGAGAGCACAGAAGCCCAGAGTGAACAGAAAGAGCAGAAGTCAAGTGAG ctcaCAAAAGAAGTTCCAGGTTATGGCTATAACAACAAACTCATCTTGGCAATATCTGTGACTGTAGTAGTAATGATTTTGATTATAGTTTTCTGTCTCATTGAG ATTTATTCTCATAGAGCAGCACCAGTGGAAGATGAAGAAGGAGGCTCAAG GCTCTTCTTTAATTCTCTGCTGCATAAGAGATGTTCAATCCAACGGGAGAATCAG GGCTTTTTCTGGAGAAGGTGgccactttggcttcgggacatgtACAGACCTCTCAATGCCACACGGAAGAAAAACATGGCACAGAAGCTACACGACAGGGATTCTTCTGATGAGGATGAGATTTTCAACAAGGAACCAGG AGAGAAAGGTGATGCCCCAGTAGAGAAGCCTCGGGCTGCAGATTCAGCTGCTGAAGACCTGGGTGAGGAGAGCGACAGTGAACTCCGCACCGTCATCGTCCTCAAGTGA